From Brassica oleracea var. oleracea cultivar TO1000 chromosome C3, BOL, whole genome shotgun sequence, a single genomic window includes:
- the LOC106331570 gene encoding putative glucose-6-phosphate 1-epimerase, with protein MPLNTVVNARDGSSRIVLSEPSGSRAEVSLYGGQVVSWKNERREQLLYMSTKAQMKPPKAIRGGLPICFPQFGNFGALERHGFARNRFWSFDNDPSPLPPANQQSTVDLVLKSTEDDLKIWPHSFELRVRISISPGKLTIIPRVRNTDPKAFSFMFALRNYLYVSDISEVRVEGLETLDYLDNLMRRERFTEQADAITFDGEIDRVYLNTPTKIAIIDHERKRTIELRKEGMPNAVVWNPWDKKAKSIADMGDEDYTTMLCVDSGAIETPILLKPCEEWRGRQELSIVSSSYCSGQLDPRKVLYGDH; from the exons ATGCCTTTAAATACTGTTGTCAACGCTCGTGACGGTTCCTCTCGTATTGTTTTGTCCGAGCCTAGCGGATCTCGTGCTGAG GTGAGTCTATATGGAGGACAAGTTGTTTCTTGGAAGAATGAAAGGAGAGAGCAGTTGCTCTATATGAGCACCAAG GCGCAAATGAAGCCACCTAAGGCGATCAGGGGAGGGTTACCTATCTGTTTTCCACAGTTTGGTAACTTCGGTGCACTCGAGCGACATGGATTTGCCAGGAACAGGTTCTGGTCTTTTGATAACGATCCTTCCCCTCTCCCTCCTGCTAACCAGCAATCAACTGTTGATTTAGTGTTGAAGTCTACTGAAGATGATCTGAAAATATGGCCTCATAG CTTTGAGCTTCGTGTTCGCATATCTATCAGTCCTGGCAAGCTTACTATAATCCCGCGTGTGAGGAACACGGACCCCAAGGCATTCTCCTTTATGTTTGCACTTCGTAACTACTTATATGTATCTGACATAAG TGAAGTTAGGGTTGAAGGTTTGGAGACTCTTGATTATCTGGACAACTTGATGCGTAGAGAAAGATTCACTGAGCAGGCAGATGCAATAACCTTTGACGGTGAG ATTGATAGAGTGTACTTGAACACGCCGACAAAGATTGCAATCATAGATCATGAGAGAAAGAGAACTATCGAGTTGCGAAAGGAAGGCATGCCAAATGCAG TTGTGTGGAACCCATGGGACAAGAAGGCAAAGAGTATTGCTGACATGGGGGACGAGGACTACACAACAATGCTATGTGTAGACTCTGGTGCTATAGAAACTCCAATCTTGTTGAAACCATGTGAGGAGTGGAGAGGCAGGCAGGAACTCTCTATCGTCTCATCAAGCTACTGCAGTGGTCAGCTTGATCCACGTAAGGTTCTTTACGGGGATCACTGA